One part of the Streptomyces sp. AM 2-1-1 genome encodes these proteins:
- a CDS encoding LysR family transcriptional regulator, which translates to MERDEVECFLLLAEELHFGRTADRMRLSRARVSQLIQRLERRVGAPLFIRTSRRVAISAIGRQLRADLEPLHRAMDAALARAATTARGIDTTLHVGFSNPLAGEIVMKVTESLRISHPGLAVEICEVPMTDPYGRLRDGDFDVQLQEFPVREDDLGGGPPLLTEERVLAVPSAHPLAARGTVSLEDLADVLLLTIEGELPGYRQEHHAPTRTPSGRPIIPGPSVTQMQEALMLVAGGRGALLTVAHTATYFARPGVAYVPVTDAEPTGYGLVWRAGNTTGALKAFADAARAAAQEMAQRDPRAAAPV; encoded by the coding sequence GTGGAACGCGACGAAGTCGAGTGCTTCCTCCTGCTCGCCGAAGAGCTGCATTTCGGGCGCACCGCCGACCGTATGCGGCTCTCCCGCGCCCGCGTCAGCCAGCTGATCCAGCGTCTCGAACGGCGTGTCGGAGCACCGCTGTTCATCCGCACCAGCCGCCGCGTCGCCATCTCGGCGATCGGCCGCCAACTGCGTGCCGACCTCGAACCGCTCCACCGTGCGATGGACGCCGCCCTGGCGCGCGCCGCCACCACCGCGCGCGGCATCGACACGACCCTGCACGTCGGATTCTCCAACCCGCTCGCCGGCGAGATCGTGATGAAGGTGACGGAGTCGCTGCGGATCAGCCATCCCGGCCTCGCGGTGGAGATCTGCGAGGTGCCGATGACCGATCCTTACGGGCGTCTGCGGGACGGTGATTTCGATGTCCAGCTCCAGGAGTTCCCGGTCCGGGAGGATGACCTGGGCGGCGGCCCGCCCCTCCTCACTGAGGAGCGTGTCCTCGCCGTACCGTCCGCGCATCCGCTTGCCGCCCGCGGCACTGTCTCCCTGGAAGATCTCGCCGACGTCCTCCTCCTCACCATCGAGGGCGAGCTGCCCGGCTACCGGCAGGAGCACCACGCCCCCACCCGCACCCCGAGCGGCAGGCCCATCATCCCCGGCCCCTCCGTTACCCAGATGCAGGAGGCCCTGATGCTGGTCGCGGGCGGCCGGGGCGCCCTCCTCACCGTCGCGCACACGGCGACCTACTTCGCGCGGCCCGGCGTCGCGTACGTCCCCGTCACCGACGCGGAGCCGACCGGCTACGGCCTCGTCTGGCGCGCCGGGAACACCACCGGCGCGCTGAAGGCCTTCGCGGACGCGGCCCGCGCGGCGGCACAGGAGATGGCGCAGCGGGACCCGCGGGCGGCCGCGCCGGTGTGA